From the genome of Neisseria lisongii, one region includes:
- a CDS encoding chloride channel protein, which yields MKTPLNLRYRIARKARQARRLSRKTTALVFLLAGAALVALTALVFAHLADYALELNRHLVQKYPYFAWIALPLGLPLLAWLTRKYAPYTAGSGIPQVLASLSLPQGSSKTRMIRFGQTLLKIPLTFLGMLFGASIGREGPSVQVGAAVMCAWGKWCNKRKLAFKNLRENDLIAAGAAGGLAAAFNAPLAGVIFAIEELGRGVLLRWERQIFIGVLAAGFIQVAIQGNNPYFSGFHGSELEHMIGWVLGIALVCGMAGGLFARLLYQGATAVAPQKMRGFIRRHPLLLAAAIGVALAALGTLYQGQTFGTGYHEASGALRRMYEAPAGVAVAKWLATVLSYWAGIPGGIFTPSLTIGAMLGERVATLAGLESGANVLVLLCMAAFLAAATQSPLTSSVVVMEMTGGQNLLFWLLISAIFAAQVSRQFSPRPFYHAAAMRFCRTLQQEEQAAAKQPPK from the coding sequence ATGAAAACGCCTTTGAACCTCCGTTACCGTATTGCCCGTAAAGCCCGACAGGCACGCCGTCTGTCGCGCAAAACCACGGCACTCGTTTTTTTACTCGCCGGCGCAGCACTGGTGGCACTCACCGCACTGGTGTTTGCCCATCTTGCCGACTATGCGCTCGAACTCAACCGCCATCTGGTGCAGAAATATCCCTATTTCGCCTGGATTGCCTTGCCGCTGGGCTTGCCGCTGCTGGCATGGCTGACCCGCAAATACGCCCCTTACACCGCAGGCAGCGGCATTCCGCAGGTGCTGGCCTCGCTATCGTTACCCCAAGGCAGCAGCAAAACCCGCATGATACGCTTCGGCCAGACACTGCTGAAAATCCCGCTGACCTTTCTCGGTATGCTCTTCGGTGCGTCCATCGGGCGGGAAGGGCCGTCGGTGCAGGTCGGTGCCGCCGTAATGTGTGCATGGGGCAAATGGTGCAACAAACGCAAACTCGCCTTTAAAAACCTGCGTGAAAACGACTTAATCGCCGCCGGTGCTGCAGGCGGTTTGGCAGCGGCGTTTAACGCACCGCTGGCGGGGGTGATTTTTGCCATCGAAGAACTCGGCAGAGGCGTTTTACTGCGCTGGGAACGTCAGATTTTCATCGGCGTATTGGCGGCCGGTTTCATCCAAGTGGCGATACAGGGCAACAACCCCTATTTTTCCGGCTTCCACGGCAGCGAATTGGAACACATGATCGGCTGGGTGCTGGGCATTGCCTTGGTTTGCGGCATGGCGGGCGGCCTGTTTGCCCGACTGCTGTATCAGGGCGCAACCGCCGTCGCCCCGCAGAAAATGCGCGGCTTTATCCGCCGCCACCCGCTGCTGCTTGCCGCCGCCATCGGCGTGGCACTGGCGGCACTCGGCACACTGTATCAGGGTCAGACTTTCGGCACCGGCTATCATGAAGCCTCCGGCGCATTGCGGCGCATGTACGAAGCCCCCGCCGGCGTGGCCGTTGCCAAATGGCTGGCAACCGTATTGTCTTATTGGGCGGGCATTCCCGGCGGCATTTTCACCCCGTCGCTGACCATCGGTGCCATGCTGGGCGAACGTGTCGCCACTTTGGCGGGCTTGGAAAGCGGCGCAAACGTGTTGGTGCTGCTGTGCATGGCGGCATTTTTGGCCGCCGCCACCCAGTCGCCGCTGACTTCCAGCGTGGTAGTGATGGAAATGACCGGCGGACAGAACTTATTGTTCTGGCTGCTGATCAGCGCCATTTTCGCCGCCCAAGTTTCCCGCCAGTTTTCCCCCCGCCCGTTTTACCACGCCGCCGCCATGCGCTTTTGCCGCACGCTGCAGCAGGAAGAACAGGCTGCAGCAAAACAGCCGCCGAAATAA
- a CDS encoding AmpG family muropeptide MFS transporter, with amino-acid sequence MTSLKSSTWRQICSRKMLICIFTGFSSGLPLYFLYSLIPAWLRSEQVDLKTIGLFALIGIPYTWKFIWSPMMDAVRLPRLGLRRGWMLLTQIVLLLLLSAYALLEPQQHLQIILGLSLVTAFFSASQDIVIDAFRREVLSDEELVLGNSLYVNSYRISSLIPASLSLILADIMPWSSVFVVTALFMVPGLLATLLVAREPVRLQTQRLTLQQTIIEPFRDFFTRQSLTQALTVLAFILLYKLGDSMATALATPFYLDMGFSKTDIGLIAKNAGLWPAVIFGIIGGVWVNKLGVNRALWLFGLVQWVTILGFAWLASFGHFDQIGATERTMLAVVIAAEAVGVGLGTVAFVSYMAQQTNTVFTATQFALLSSLSAVPRTFMNAATGYLIEWLGYVDFFWLCFFLGIPGMLLLFKVAPWNKKAVSVS; translated from the coding sequence ATGACTTCTTTAAAAAGCAGCACTTGGCGGCAAATCTGTTCCCGGAAGATGCTTATCTGCATTTTTACCGGCTTTTCATCGGGGTTGCCGCTGTATTTTCTCTACAGCCTGATTCCGGCTTGGCTCAGAAGCGAACAGGTTGATTTGAAAACCATCGGCCTGTTTGCCCTGATCGGTATTCCCTATACGTGGAAATTTATCTGGTCGCCGATGATGGATGCTGTGCGTTTGCCCCGTTTGGGGCTGCGGCGGGGCTGGATGTTGCTGACGCAGATTGTTTTGCTGCTGCTGCTGTCGGCCTATGCCTTGCTTGAACCGCAGCAGCATTTGCAGATTATTTTGGGGCTGTCGCTGGTTACGGCGTTTTTTTCCGCCAGTCAGGATATTGTGATTGATGCGTTCCGGCGGGAGGTGTTGTCGGACGAGGAATTGGTGTTGGGCAATTCGCTGTATGTCAACAGTTACCGTATTTCCTCGCTGATTCCGGCTTCGTTGAGCCTGATTTTGGCGGACATCATGCCGTGGTCGTCGGTGTTTGTCGTTACGGCGCTGTTTATGGTGCCGGGGCTGCTGGCCACGCTGTTGGTTGCCCGCGAACCGGTTAGGCTGCAAACCCAGCGTTTGACGCTGCAACAGACCATTATCGAGCCGTTTCGGGATTTTTTTACCCGCCAGAGTCTGACGCAGGCGCTGACGGTGTTGGCGTTTATTCTGCTGTATAAACTCGGCGACAGTATGGCGACGGCGCTGGCTACGCCGTTTTATCTGGATATGGGTTTTTCCAAAACCGATATCGGATTGATTGCGAAAAACGCCGGATTGTGGCCGGCGGTGATTTTCGGGATTATCGGCGGGGTTTGGGTCAATAAACTCGGCGTAAACCGTGCCTTGTGGCTGTTTGGCTTGGTGCAGTGGGTAACGATTTTGGGTTTTGCTTGGCTGGCAAGTTTCGGGCATTTCGATCAGATCGGGGCGACGGAGCGCACCATGCTGGCGGTGGTGATTGCCGCCGAAGCCGTCGGCGTGGGCTTGGGAACGGTGGCGTTTGTGTCGTATATGGCGCAGCAGACCAATACTGTGTTTACCGCCACCCAGTTTGCCCTGTTGTCGAGCTTGTCGGCCGTTCCGAGAACGTTTATGAATGCGGCGACCGGCTATCTGATTGAGTGGCTGGGTTATGTCGATTTCTTCTGGCTCTGTTTCTTCTTGGGCATTCCGGGTATGCTGCTGCTGTTTAAAGTAGCGCCGTGGAATAAGAAGGCGGTTTCGGTGTCGTAA
- the dapB gene encoding 4-hydroxy-tetrahydrodipicolinate reductase, protein MSALRIAIAGANGRMGRVLVQAVDQHPDTVLSGALEHAGSDALGLDAGLTSGLKTGITISDDIDTVLAQSDILIDFTRPEATLQHLQKCAEHQVGIIIGTTGFDDAGKAAIQAAAEQTGIVFAANFSIGVNLTFHILDTVARVLNEGYDIEIIEGHHRHKVDAPSGTALRMGEVIADALGRDLKQCAVYGREGQTGPRDPSTIGFATVRAGDIVGDHTALFATDGERVEITHKASSRMTFASGAVRAAVWLGKRKGLFDMQDVLGLR, encoded by the coding sequence ATGAGCGCATTGAGAATCGCCATTGCCGGAGCCAACGGCCGCATGGGCCGGGTTTTGGTACAAGCAGTCGACCAACACCCCGACACCGTATTGAGCGGCGCATTGGAACACGCCGGTTCGGACGCATTGGGTTTGGATGCCGGTCTCACTTCCGGCCTGAAAACCGGCATCACGATTTCGGACGACATCGACACCGTACTCGCCCAAAGCGATATTTTAATCGACTTCACCCGCCCCGAAGCCACGCTGCAGCATTTGCAGAAATGTGCCGAACACCAAGTCGGCATCATCATCGGCACCACCGGTTTCGATGATGCAGGCAAAGCCGCCATTCAGGCCGCCGCCGAACAAACCGGCATTGTATTTGCCGCCAACTTCAGCATCGGCGTGAATCTGACCTTCCACATTCTCGACACCGTCGCCCGTGTGTTAAACGAAGGTTACGACATCGAAATCATCGAAGGCCACCACCGCCACAAAGTCGATGCCCCGAGCGGCACGGCGCTGCGCATGGGCGAAGTGATTGCCGACGCATTAGGTCGGGACTTGAAACAGTGTGCCGTTTACGGACGGGAAGGCCAAACCGGCCCGCGCGATCCTTCCACCATCGGCTTCGCCACCGTGCGCGCCGGCGATATTGTCGGCGACCACACCGCCCTGTTTGCCACCGACGGCGAGCGTGTGGAAATCACCCACAAAGCCTCCAGCCGCATGACTTTTGCTTCGGGCGCTGTACGTGCCGCCGTGTGGCTGGGCAAACGCAAAGGTTTATTCGATATGCAGGACGTTTTGGGCCTGCGTTAA
- a CDS encoding outer membrane protein assembly factor BamE, with the protein MNKPLCLALAALLGLAACSAERISLFPSYKLKVIQGNELDSRAVVSLQPGMSRDQVQLLLGTPLLRDVFHADRWDYDFTISRNGIVQEKTDLTLYFKDNVLVKIEGNAIERAAQQLEAQRNAAQAR; encoded by the coding sequence GTGAACAAACCTCTATGCCTCGCCCTTGCCGCCCTGCTCGGTCTGGCCGCCTGCAGCGCAGAACGCATTTCCCTTTTCCCTTCATATAAACTCAAGGTGATTCAGGGCAACGAACTCGATTCCCGTGCCGTTGTTTCCCTGCAACCGGGCATGAGTCGGGACCAAGTGCAGCTGCTGCTGGGTACGCCGCTTTTGCGTGATGTCTTCCACGCCGACCGCTGGGATTATGATTTTACCATCAGCCGCAACGGCATTGTTCAGGAAAAAACCGATCTGACGCTTTATTTTAAAGACAATGTTTTGGTAAAAATCGAAGGCAATGCCATCGAGCGTGCCGCACAGCAGCTTGAAGCGCAGCGCAATGCCGCCCAAGCCCGATAA
- the fur gene encoding ferric iron uptake transcriptional regulator, whose product MEKFSNIAQLKDNGLKVTGPRLKILDLFETHCDAHLSAEDVYRILLDEGIEIGVATIYRVLTQFEQAGILQRHHFESGKAVYELNKGDHHDHIVCVKCGLVTEFHNPEIEALQDKIAEENGYRIVDHALYMYGVCADCQAKGKR is encoded by the coding sequence ATGGAAAAATTCAGCAATATTGCCCAATTGAAAGACAACGGCCTGAAAGTAACCGGCCCGCGCCTGAAAATTTTGGATTTGTTTGAAACACATTGCGATGCGCATTTGAGCGCCGAAGACGTTTATCGGATTTTGCTGGACGAGGGCATCGAAATCGGTGTCGCCACCATTTATCGGGTGCTGACCCAGTTTGAGCAGGCGGGCATTTTGCAGCGCCACCATTTTGAAAGCGGCAAAGCGGTTTACGAACTCAACAAAGGCGACCACCACGACCACATCGTCTGCGTCAAATGCGGCTTGGTTACCGAGTTCCACAATCCGGAAATCGAAGCGCTGCAAGACAAAATCGCCGAAGAAAACGGCTACCGCATTGTCGATCATGCGCTGTATATGTACGGCGTGTGTGCCGATTGTCAGGCAAAAGGCAAACGCTGA
- a CDS encoding lysozyme inhibitor LprI family protein gives MKTKKILAALLCLAAANVYADDIYERCTQEAGMMNNAVVYECSERASAVYKKQINLAYRKIHTALQKDNPEAAQKFENSQKAWLAYRNQHCELAGQYIGSPMSSYCPMELNQARSAELQELAESF, from the coding sequence ATGAAGACGAAAAAAATATTGGCTGCGTTGCTGTGTTTGGCAGCGGCAAATGTTTATGCAGATGATATTTACGAACGTTGCACCCAAGAGGCAGGCATGATGAACAATGCGGTAGTGTACGAATGTTCCGAGCGTGCTTCGGCGGTTTATAAAAAGCAGATAAACCTAGCATACCGTAAAATCCATACTGCGCTGCAAAAAGACAATCCCGAAGCAGCGCAAAAATTTGAAAACAGCCAAAAAGCATGGCTGGCCTACCGTAACCAACATTGTGAATTGGCGGGGCAATACATTGGTTCGCCCATGTCTTCATATTGCCCGATGGAATTGAATCAGGCACGCAGCGCAGAGCTGCAAGAATTGGCCGAATCATTTTGA
- the aat gene encoding leucyl/phenylalanyl-tRNA--protein transferase, with protein MNIPFLPPGDYRFPQPDYALAECDGLVGVSRDLDTGRLLAAYRQGIFPWFSHNGLFYWYATAPRTVLLPENLHIGRSLAKTLRHKTYQITVNQAFADVIAHCAAVPRAGQDGSWIAPEFQTAYTKLHRLGFAHSFECRYPDETGRLKLAGGFYGVQIGSVFYGESMFALAPDASKIAFAAAVPFLAQCGIRLIDCQQDTAHLRRFGSQPMPFTDFQTALQTLNHQPLTQTISSGVVRECG; from the coding sequence ATGAATATCCCGTTTTTACCGCCCGGCGACTACCGTTTCCCGCAACCCGATTACGCACTGGCAGAATGCGACGGCTTGGTCGGCGTGAGCAGAGATTTGGACACCGGCCGCCTGCTGGCGGCGTACCGGCAGGGAATTTTCCCGTGGTTTTCCCACAACGGTTTGTTTTATTGGTACGCCACCGCCCCGCGCACCGTGTTATTGCCCGAAAACTTACACATCGGCCGCTCGCTGGCAAAAACCCTGCGCCATAAAACCTATCAGATTACCGTCAATCAAGCCTTTGCCGACGTGATTGCCCACTGCGCCGCCGTACCGAGAGCAGGGCAGGACGGCTCGTGGATTGCCCCCGAATTTCAGACGGCCTACACCAAGCTGCACCGCTTGGGTTTTGCTCATTCCTTCGAATGCCGCTATCCCGATGAAACAGGCCGTCTGAAACTGGCAGGCGGTTTTTACGGCGTACAAATCGGCAGCGTATTCTACGGTGAATCCATGTTCGCCCTTGCCCCCGACGCTTCCAAAATCGCCTTTGCCGCCGCCGTTCCCTTTCTGGCACAATGCGGCATACGCCTGATCGATTGCCAGCAGGATACCGCCCACCTGCGCCGCTTCGGCTCGCAGCCCATGCCGTTTACCGATTTTCAGACGGCCTTACAAACCTTGAATCACCAACCTTTAACGCAAACCATCAGCAGCGGCGTGGTTCGGGAATGCGGGTAA
- the gluQRS gene encoding tRNA glutamyl-Q(34) synthetase GluQRS — MPSENPHTAEPGGYIGRFAPSPTGLLHIGSLLTAVASYADARANGGRWLVRMEDLDPPREMNGAATHILHTLEVFGFEWDGEVAYQSRRHDYYRHTLEQLKQAGLVYPCYCSRKDWQAAARSGVDGFVYNGRCRYAMPSENPSGKVPAWRIRVPDENIAFSDGIVGDYQQNLAKDIGDFVLLRADGFWAYQLAVVADDADQGITHIVRGQDLLVSTPRQIYLQRCLNAATPNYAHLPLLVNRQGQKWSKQTLAPALDMQQTEQLLRQVTAYLNLPAAPSVDKPQDLLAWAVQNWHLNRVPKQAICTE; from the coding sequence ATGCCGTCTGAAAATCCCCATACCGCCGAACCGGGCGGCTATATCGGGCGTTTTGCCCCCAGTCCGACCGGCTTGCTGCACATCGGTTCGCTGCTGACCGCCGTGGCTTCGTATGCCGATGCACGGGCCAACGGCGGCCGTTGGCTGGTACGTATGGAAGACCTTGACCCGCCCCGGGAAATGAACGGTGCGGCCACCCATATCCTGCACACGCTGGAGGTGTTCGGTTTCGAGTGGGACGGTGAAGTGGCCTACCAAAGCCGCCGCCACGACTATTACCGCCACACGCTTGAGCAGTTGAAACAGGCAGGCTTGGTTTATCCCTGTTATTGCAGCCGCAAAGACTGGCAGGCCGCCGCCCGCAGCGGCGTGGACGGCTTTGTGTACAACGGCCGTTGCCGTTATGCCATGCCGTCTGAAAACCCTTCCGGCAAAGTTCCTGCTTGGCGGATTCGTGTTCCCGATGAAAACATCGCCTTTTCAGACGGCATTGTCGGCGATTATCAGCAAAACCTTGCTAAGGACATCGGCGACTTTGTCCTGCTGCGGGCCGACGGCTTTTGGGCATATCAGCTGGCAGTGGTTGCCGACGATGCCGATCAGGGGATTACCCATATTGTGCGCGGACAGGATTTGCTGGTTTCCACGCCCCGCCAAATCTACCTGCAACGTTGCCTGAACGCCGCCACGCCGAACTACGCCCACCTACCGCTGCTGGTAAACCGCCAAGGTCAAAAATGGTCGAAACAAACCCTCGCCCCCGCCCTCGATATGCAGCAAACCGAGCAACTGTTGCGGCAGGTAACGGCATATCTGAACCTTCCCGCCGCCCCGTCTGTCGATAAACCGCAGGATTTGCTGGCATGGGCGGTGCAAAACTGGCATCTGAACCGTGTTCCCAAACAGGCAATTTGCACCGAGTAG
- the gap gene encoding type I glyceraldehyde-3-phosphate dehydrogenase gives MAIKVAINGYGRIGRQVLRAIYDYNLQDQLEVVAVNASGSIETNAHLTKFDTVHGRFAADVSHDDKHLIINDKKIPYFSTRNPAELPWKELGVDLVMECTGAFTSKAKASVHLESGAKKVLISAPGESDVDATVVYGVNDDVITADMTVVSNASCTTNCLAPVAKVLNESVGIVKGAMTTIHALTNDQTVTDVRHKDLRRARSGVENMIPTKTGAAKAVGLVLPDLKGKLDGLAIRVPTVNVSLVDLSFQAGRDTSVEEINAALKAASEAGRLKGVLGYNTLPLVSMDFNHTTQGSNFDATLTKVVDGNMVKVFAWYDNEWGFSCQMLRTAQRMFGLEVREF, from the coding sequence ATGGCTATTAAAGTTGCGATCAACGGTTACGGCCGCATCGGCCGCCAAGTATTGCGTGCGATTTACGACTACAATCTGCAAGACCAACTCGAAGTGGTTGCCGTCAATGCCAGCGGTAGTATTGAAACCAATGCCCACCTGACCAAATTCGATACCGTACACGGCCGCTTTGCCGCTGATGTTTCCCATGACGACAAACATCTGATTATCAACGATAAAAAAATTCCTTACTTCTCCACCCGCAACCCAGCCGAGCTGCCGTGGAAAGAATTGGGCGTGGATTTGGTGATGGAATGCACCGGTGCGTTTACCAGCAAAGCCAAAGCCTCGGTACATTTGGAAAGCGGTGCGAAAAAAGTCTTGATTTCCGCTCCGGGCGAAAGCGATGTTGATGCAACCGTGGTTTACGGTGTGAATGATGATGTGATTACTGCCGATATGACCGTGGTTTCCAACGCTTCCTGTACCACCAACTGTTTGGCGCCGGTTGCCAAAGTGCTGAACGAAAGCGTCGGCATTGTCAAAGGTGCGATGACCACCATCCACGCCCTGACCAACGACCAAACCGTTACCGACGTGCGCCACAAAGACCTGCGCCGCGCCCGCAGCGGTGTGGAAAACATGATTCCGACCAAAACCGGCGCCGCCAAAGCCGTGGGCTTGGTATTGCCTGATTTGAAAGGAAAATTGGACGGCTTGGCGATCCGTGTGCCGACCGTCAATGTATCCTTGGTTGACCTCAGCTTCCAAGCCGGACGGGACACCAGCGTAGAAGAAATCAACGCCGCCCTGAAAGCCGCTTCCGAAGCAGGCCGTCTGAAAGGCGTATTGGGCTACAACACCCTGCCGCTGGTTTCGATGGACTTCAACCACACCACCCAAGGCAGCAATTTTGATGCCACGCTGACCAAAGTCGTGGACGGCAATATGGTCAAAGTATTCGCATGGTACGACAACGAATGGGGTTTCAGCTGCCAAATGCTGCGCACCGCCCAACGTATGTTCGGCTTGGAAGTGCGCGAATTCTAA
- a CDS encoding RnfABCDGE type electron transport complex subunit B, with protein MTATAQSLNRLLPQTQCRECGYEGCLPYAQALADGSAAVNLCAPGGEIVMRDIAALLGKTPLPPAKIQTPAIAWIDEAACIGCTACIRACPVDAIMGAHKLMHTVIRSECTGCGLCVAPCPVDCIDMQPVETDFLPQARHLGNSSEARFAAAGHAQTRYERHTVRQQRDQAERKAMLDEREAATKARQAQTAPAAAAFNPMDLIAKAMAKAQTQQTQLVTAHNREGFKNKQLEADKKRAELRRAQRDMKYGNDEEKAAALAYLRRYKAEQEAKAAEQVGKAAH; from the coding sequence ATGACCGCCACCGCCCAAAGCCTCAACCGACTGCTGCCGCAAACCCAATGCCGGGAATGCGGCTACGAAGGCTGCCTGCCTTACGCCCAAGCACTTGCCGACGGTAGCGCCGCCGTCAATCTGTGTGCGCCCGGCGGGGAAATCGTGATGCGCGACATCGCCGCCCTGCTCGGCAAAACGCCGCTGCCGCCGGCAAAAATCCAAACACCAGCGATTGCATGGATAGACGAAGCCGCCTGTATCGGCTGCACTGCCTGTATCCGTGCCTGTCCAGTCGATGCCATTATGGGGGCGCATAAACTGATGCACACCGTTATCCGCAGCGAATGCACCGGCTGCGGCCTGTGTGTCGCCCCCTGCCCTGTGGACTGTATCGATATGCAGCCCGTTGAAACCGATTTTCTGCCGCAGGCACGCCACTTGGGCAACAGCAGCGAAGCCCGTTTTGCCGCCGCCGGACACGCCCAAACCCGCTACGAACGCCATACCGTGCGCCAACAGCGGGATCAGGCGGAACGCAAAGCCATGCTGGACGAACGGGAAGCCGCCACCAAAGCCCGCCAAGCCCAAACCGCCCCCGCCGCTGCCGCATTCAATCCGATGGATTTAATCGCCAAAGCAATGGCAAAAGCCCAAACCCAGCAAACGCAACTGGTTACCGCCCATAATCGGGAAGGTTTTAAAAACAAACAGTTGGAGGCCGACAAAAAACGGGCCGAACTGCGCCGCGCCCAACGGGATATGAAATACGGCAACGATGAAGAAAAAGCCGCCGCCCTCGCCTACCTGCGCCGCTACAAAGCCGAACAGGAAGCCAAAGCGGCGGAACAGGTGGGCAAAGCTGCGCATTAA
- the folD gene encoding bifunctional methylenetetrahydrofolate dehydrogenase/methenyltetrahydrofolate cyclohydrolase FolD, translating to MSAQLINGKEISQQRLALVAQTVEKRQQSGLHTPCLAVVLVGDDPASAVYVRNKKLACQKSGIKSLSYELPAATTQDELLALVDELNANAEVDGILVQLPLPPHIDSQAVLERILPHKDVDGFHPYNVGRLAVKMPLMRPCTPKGVMTLLESYGIDPKGKKAVVVGASNIVGRPQALELLLARATVTVCHSATQNLAQEVAAADILVVGVGIPNFVKGEWIKPGAVVIDVGINRLDDGSLCGDVEFEVAKERAAMITPVPGGVGPMTIATLLENTLRAAELHD from the coding sequence ATGTCTGCCCAACTGATCAACGGCAAAGAAATTTCCCAACAACGCTTGGCTCTGGTCGCCCAAACGGTTGAAAAGCGCCAACAATCAGGCCTGCACACGCCTTGTCTGGCGGTGGTTTTGGTCGGCGACGATCCCGCCAGTGCCGTGTATGTACGCAATAAAAAACTGGCCTGCCAAAAATCGGGCATCAAATCGCTTTCCTACGAACTGCCTGCCGCCACCACGCAGGACGAGCTGCTGGCTTTGGTGGACGAGTTGAACGCCAACGCCGAAGTGGACGGTATTTTGGTGCAACTGCCGCTGCCGCCGCATATCGACAGTCAGGCGGTGTTGGAACGGATTTTGCCGCATAAGGATGTGGACGGTTTCCACCCTTATAATGTGGGTCGGTTGGCGGTCAAAATGCCGCTGATGCGACCCTGTACACCCAAAGGTGTGATGACACTGCTGGAAAGTTACGGCATTGACCCGAAAGGGAAAAAAGCAGTGGTTGTCGGCGCTTCCAACATTGTCGGCCGCCCGCAGGCTTTAGAACTGCTGCTAGCACGTGCCACCGTTACCGTCTGCCACAGCGCCACGCAGAATCTGGCGCAAGAAGTGGCGGCGGCGGATATTTTGGTGGTCGGTGTCGGCATTCCGAATTTCGTCAAAGGCGAATGGATCAAGCCGGGCGCTGTGGTGATTGATGTCGGCATCAACCGCTTGGACGACGGTAGTTTGTGCGGCGATGTGGAATTTGAGGTTGCCAAAGAACGTGCCGCCATGATTACCCCTGTACCCGGCGGTGTCGGCCCGATGACGATTGCCACTTTATTGGAAAACACTCTGCGTGCCGCCGAATTGCACGATTAA
- the rfaE2 gene encoding D-glycero-beta-D-manno-heptose 1-phosphate adenylyltransferase: MSEWPLPDFEQKICPPEKLAERLAALPRPLVFTNGCFDILHRGHVTYLAQARATGAAMVLALNTDASVRRQGKGSDRPINPLANRAAVAAALGSVDLVTWFDDDTPAALIAAVQPDVLVKGGDWPVDKIVGAAEVAAQGGRVYSIPFIHQTSTTQTLAKIRAAEAAEQ, from the coding sequence ATGTCTGAATGGCCTTTGCCCGATTTTGAACAAAAAATCTGTCCGCCCGAAAAACTGGCGGAGCGTTTGGCGGCATTGCCGAGGCCGCTGGTGTTTACCAACGGCTGCTTCGATATTCTGCACCGGGGGCATGTAACTTATCTGGCGCAGGCGAGGGCAACGGGGGCGGCGATGGTGTTGGCGCTGAATACCGATGCTTCGGTACGGCGGCAGGGCAAGGGCAGCGACCGCCCGATTAATCCGCTGGCAAACCGTGCCGCCGTTGCAGCGGCGCTGGGCAGCGTGGATTTGGTTACGTGGTTTGACGACGATACACCGGCGGCGCTGATTGCAGCGGTGCAACCCGATGTCTTGGTTAAAGGCGGCGACTGGCCTGTGGACAAAATCGTCGGAGCGGCAGAAGTGGCGGCACAAGGCGGACGGGTGTATTCGATTCCGTTTATCCACCAAACTTCGACCACGCAGACACTGGCGAAAATCCGTGCGGCGGAGGCGGCAGAGCAATGA